The Gemmatimonadales bacterium DNA window GAGGTCGAGGCGCAGGACGAGCGGCGAGACGAAGCTCATCCGCAGCCCGAGGCCGTACGCGCCGAGGTACCCCCGGCTGGTGGAACGCGCGGACCACGCGCGACCTACGTCGCCGAAGAACGCGCCCTGGACGCCGGGGAACCGGAACTCGCCGAATGGGAAACCGATCGAGAGGTAATCCGTGATCGGGAACCTCCACTCTAGGTTGGCCATGACGGCGCGCGTGCCGGACACGTACGCGTACCGCGGGTAGCCGCGCAGGGCGTAGGAGCCGCCGATGCTGATCCGCCGCGGCCGAGCGCCGCCGGCGTAGTACCCGAAGCCGCGGAACGCCAAGGCGCTCCGGAGCCCGGTCCGCAGGTAGCGCCGCACGTCGGCCGAGATGACGTAGCTGTCGAACCGGCCGTTCTCGAGATCGGTGACCACGCCGCCGGTGAGGTTGGTCCGTCCGCCGTCGATGGGTCCGGTGGAGAGCCAGAGCGAATTGTCCTGCACCAGGGTGAGGAAGTTCGACGTCAGCACGCCGCGGCGGCGCGGCGCCCCCACGCTGAGGTCGTCCTCCACGATCCCGAAGTCGGTCCGGTCCGAGTGCTCCACCCGCAGCTGGCCCTCCAGGCGGGTGAAGCGGGAGAACGGATACCGCAGCTCGACGAAGCCGCCCACGGCCGTCTCCCGGAAGATCTGGTCGAAGTCTCCCTCGTAGAAGACGCCTCTCACCCGGAAGGCGCCGAAGCCCCAGTTGAGGCGCCGCGTCTGATTGAGGTAGAGCACGGTGCCGTTGAAGTTGCTCACCAGGTCGCCCAGGCTGTTCCCCTGCTGGAACGACACCACGCTGAGGAAGACGAGGTGATCGCCCAGCATGTCTGACAGCAGGAAGGTCGCGCCCTGCGCCGCCCCGACGCCCGGCACCAGCAACGCGTCCCCCGCGGCGAAGTCGAGGGAGTAGCGTTGGTCGTAGCGGGCCGCGTCGGCTCTCGCGTAGCGAGGGTCGTCCAGCTCGGCCCAGCGCCAGGCAGCCGGCTCCCTTTCCGCCGCGAGCCTCACGACGTCCCGGGGCAGCGAGTCCGCGACCGGCGTCCCCATCCCACCCACCGGGTCCGCAGGCGCCGAATCCGGCGGCGGACTGAAGCTGTAGATGTTGAACGAGAGGTTCTCGAACGCACCGAAGACGTAGCGCCCGACCGACGGCACCCACACCGCGTCGAACGTGCCGCCGGGGACCGAGGTCTCCCGCCGTCCGGTCCCGGCCGAGTCCACCACGTAGACATCGAACGTCCCACGCCGGTCCGAGGTGAACGTGATGCGCTCACCGGTGCTGTCGGCGCTCCACCGCGGGCCCTCGTCCCGCCAGGCCCCGTAGGTGAGATAGCGGACGCCGCGGGTACCGCGGTCCAGCACGAAGAGGTTGAGAGCGCCCTCCGGGCCGAAGGCCGTGCGGTCCGACGAGAAGACGACGCGCCGGCCGTCCGGCGCGAACGACGGGTCCAAGTCCTGGTACCGGTCGGAGGTGAGGCGCTCGAGCGTGCCGCCCGGCAGGCGGAGGACGTACAGGTCCGAGTAGCCGGAAATGGACAGGCCGGAGAAGACCACTTCGCTGCCGTCCGGCGACCACGACGGCGACAGGATCGAGACCAGCTCGGGGAACTGATAGCGGCCCACTACCCGGCTGGTCTGGATGTTCCAGAAGAACAGGGCGTCGCGCTCGAGGTACTTGCTCGCGAACACGACCACGCCTTCCGGGGAGACGTCCATTCGCGAGTCGAACGGATGGAACGACTCGAACTCCGCGCTTCGCTCACCCTTGACCACGGTGCGCGACCGCCCGCCGCGGAGCGGCGCGGAGTAGACGTTGGTGTACCCCGACTTCGGCGAGAGGTAGAGGACCTGTGGCTCGGAATCGCCCGGCGCGGTCCATACCACCGGCTTCACGGCCAGTGACGCGACGCGATGCGCGGCGATCTCCAGCGGCCGCTGCTCGGTGACCAGCGGGTAGTAGCGGCGCCGCATCTCGTACTGCCACTCGGCGGTCAGCTGGGCGAGGCTCCTCCCGAAGACCCCCCGGGCCAGCGCGTCGAAGTCGTCGTATTTCCAGATGTCGTCGTAGGCCTGCACCAGTCGCCACTCGCCATAGCGCTCCGCCAGGAACCGGATGAGCGTGCCGCCCAGCGGGTAGACGATCCCGCCGTATGCGAAGGTGAGCTGTTCGAGCGTGGGCAGCCGCCCGGAGACGGTGATGTCCCTTAGGATCATCTCGTCGCGCGTGTCCTCCCCGCCCGACCAGTACTCAGCGAGTCCTTCCTGCCACCAGAGCGGGAGCTGCTGGCGCCGCTGGCGCGGATAGAGGCTGAACTGCAGGGTCAGCTTCGACAGCTGGAAGACGTGGACCAGCTCGTGGCGAATGGTGTGCCGGAACTCGGCGTAGTTGCCGCGGAACGGGAGCGTCACCCGGCGCTTGAGGAAGTCGGTCACGCCCAGCAGGCCCTCGGGCGGGACGAACGGGAGGACGTTCGTCTGCTCGAAGTCCGAGTGGGAGGCGTAGACGATGAGCGGGATCCGCGTCGTCACGCTGTGGCGGAAACGGACCTCGAGCTCCCGGTACGACTGCTCGGCGTACGCGAGCGCGACCCGGGCCAGCTCCTCCTCTTCCGGATAGAAGTGGAGGTCCACGTGCTCGCCGCGCAGCACGCGCCACTGGAACTGGCGGTACTGGATCTTGTTGGGACCGAAGACCCCGAACTGGGCGCGCGCCGGCGCCGGCAGGAACAGCAAGACTGCCGCGAGGGCGAGGAGGGTCAACGAGGTTCGTGGCATGCTACCGAAAGATGCGTCGGATCCGGTCGCCCTGCACAACCTGGTCGAGGACGCCGTAGCCGTCGGTCAGGTGACCGAAGACGGAGTACCCGCCATCGAGGTGCGGCTGTGGGGAGTGAGTGAGGAAGTACTGGGAGCTGCCGGTGTCGGGGCCGGACAGGGCCATCCCCACCGCTCCGCGGTCGTAGCGCCTGCGATTGATCTCGTCCCTGATCACGATACCGGAGCCGCCGCTGCCGTCGCCTCGAGAGTCGCCATCCTGGATCACGAAGTTCGGGACGACCCTGTGCCAGCGCCCGTTGTCGAAGAACCGCCGGTCCACCAGCCGCAGGAAGTTGTCCACCGTCAGCGGCGCGTCGTAGCCGAAGAGGGCCACGACGATGCTGCCCCGGTCCATCTCGATCGTCACCCTCATCGCCCCGCCACCCGAGCGCAGGATGTAGCGCCGGGCTATCTCGCGGTAATCCTCGACGCTCCTGCCGGTCTCGATGGGCAGGACGTCGCCCCAGTAGCGCGCGTGCGTCTCCTCGCCGAACCGCTCGGCGACGGCGCGCCGGACCAGGTAGTCGGCGCTGCGGGGCACCGACGCGAGGAAGCTCCGCTCGACCGCGGCGCGGCTCTCCGCCCCGCCCTGCGCCAGCTGCCAGAGCGCATTCACGGCGGCCAGGCGCGCATCGTTCAGCTCATCATGTTCCGCCGCCCGGTACGCGGTGACGAGGGCGGGAAGCGACGCGAGGCTTGCCTCGCGGCCCAGGATGTCGGTCGCCGCGGAGCGCACCCCCACGTCCGGGTCGGTCAGCTTCGCGCGCGCCGCCACGGCCACCGCCGGGTCTCGCTGCTCGCCCCCCTGCCCCAGCGCGCCCAGCGCCGTCGCTACCACGCGCGGATCGGCATCGTTGAGGAGCTCGGTGAGCAGCGCGCGTGCGGCCGGCGTACCGACCGCACCGAGCATCTCGGCGAATGCCGCGCGGTTGCGCCAGTCCTGGTCGGAGCGCCAGGCTCTGCCGACCGAGAGCGCCGTCTCCGGGGCCGCCTGCGCCAGGCCGAGGAGGATGGCGCGCTTCAGCGCGAAATTGGGCGCCGGCCCGAACCGCTCCCGCAACACCGTGATGGCGCGCGAGCCGCCGAGGGTTCCCAGGGTCGCGGCCGCCTGAACGGGAACGTTGGGGTCGCGATCCACGAGCCGGCCGCCGGCCACGCTCGCCAGGCCCGAGTCGCGGAAGGTGGCGAGCGAACGCAGGGCGTTGATGCGCACCTGGCTGTTCTCGTCACCGACCAGCGCCCTCACGCGCCCGACGAAAACGTCGCGCGCCAAGCCGGCGGAATCCGCGATGGCGGCCGTCAGGCCGCGCGCGGCGTAGCTGCGCGTCAGCGGCTGGGAGTCGGTCGCCGCTTCGAGGAACGCCGCGGCGGCGGCGGGCAGGCGAAGCCGGGAGGCACTGTACGCGGCGTTCTGGCGAAAGGCGCCCCGGCTGGTCCTCACGTATTCGGCGAGCCGCGGGGCGATCGGGGAGTCGCGGCCCAAACGCCAGGCTTCGAGGAGCACGACCGCGGTGGCGCGATCGCCCGCGGGCCGGTCGGGGGGGTGACGCTGCAACAGACGCTCGAGCGCGCGAGTGGCGTCTTCGCCGCCGATCTTCGCCAGCGCGGTCACGACCTCGGCTTCGAAGTCGCCGCCCTCCACCGGGGCGAAGGCTTCCACGAGACGGGAGAGCGCCGGGACAGCAGCCGGGTCCCCCAACTCTCCCAGCGCGAAGGCTGCCTCGGCGCGGACGCCGGTGTCACGGTCCGCGAGCAGCGGGATCAGGATGGGCGTGGCGCCACGGTCGCCGATGCGGCCCAAGGCCATCGCCGCGCGGACTCGCACTACCGAGTCCGGGCTCTGGGCCGCGCGGCGAAGGGTGGCGGCGTCGAACTCGCGCCGGTCCTCGAGCGCGAGGATCTGGGCCAGATCGCCGACCGTGGTCTGGTCCTGCGCGAGCGCCGGCGCGGCGCACGCCACCCCGAGGAGGGCCATCACCATCAGAGAGTCGGCCCTACGCATCACGCCCCAGAACTCCGCGCATCAGGATGAGCAGGTCGTCGGGGAGCCGCGTCGGACGGCCGGTCGGACCGATGGAAACGAGCGCCGTCATCGCGGTAGCGAGCAGCGCGCCGTCGTCGGCGCGCTCCATACGATACTCGAAGTTGACGCGGCGGGAACCGACATCGGTGACCCAGCTCGTGACTCGCACCAGGTCGTCGTACCTGGCCGGCTTGAGGAAGCGGAGGCTCACTTCGGCCACCGCCAGAAGGAAGCCTCGGTCCTCGAGATCCCGATACCTGACCCCGTGACGACGCAGATGTTCCGTACGGCCGATGTCGCACCAGTCGAGGTAGTGCGCGTGGTAGGCGAAGCCCATCCGGTCGGCTTCGCCGTAGCGCACCCGAACTTCGACCGACGTGGAGAGGGCTGGTCCCGTCACCTCTCGTCGCGCCAGATGCCGAGGGCCTTGGCGCGGTCGCGGGCCGCGGGCGTGACGAGATAGGGCCCGCCCGCCGACAGCGTGTCGCCGCGCGCCGAGATCCGCGCGACGTCGCGCTCGGTGAGGAGCGGCCGCTTCCTTCCGGCCGGCGCGCCGCGCGAGGTGGCCACGATCACCGCCGAGTCCCCCGTCTGCACCTGTGCCGCGTTGGCCTCGTCCAGGTCCAGGTGCAGCTCCGTGGCGTGGTCGGGACCCATGCGCACCAGGACGTCGTGCAGCGTGACGCGCCGGCCCGCAGGCCCACATTCCATGGCGACCCGGTCGCCGTCGGCCACTCCCAGAGTCTTGGCGTCGGCCGGCGCGGCGTGCAGATGCCGCTGCGCGACGATCACGCCGCTCGCCAGCATCACCTTGCCCGCCGGCCCCTCGAGCGTGACGCCGCCGCCCGAGTTCTCGAGCTTGCCGCTCTGCCGGACCGGCGCGGTGACACCGAGGACGTGCCCGTCCGCGGTGGAGATCTCCAGCTGCGTGGCGCCGCGCGCCGGCCCCACGATGCGCACACCCTCGATCTTCCCTTTCGGGCCCACCACGGCGACGACTTCGGCCGCGGCGTACTGCCCCGGCTGCGAGATGGGCCGCTGGACCATGGGCGCCCTGCCCTTGCCGAACAGCGCCTCGAAATCGCGGGGCGAGACGTGGAGGTGGCGGTTCGACACGCCGATCTTCACCTCGCGGCGGGTGCGCTGCGTGGAGGCGCGGTCTGCGCCGGCCTCCGAGCCAGAGGGCAGCGGTGAAGGACCGCGCGCGGCCGCCGCCTGACGGGCCGCCGTCACCATCGCGGGGTACTCGGGCCGGTGACGCGAGGTCCCCGCGGGCCGGCGCACCGGCGCCACGTCGGGCAGCGTCTGCGCCGCGCCCGACCAGGCGGGCAACATCCCGGGGGTGGGGTCGCCCGGCGGCTCGGGACGGGTCGGCGTCGGCAGCCACGTGCCGCCCGCGCCCTTCTCGGCGAGCCTCGTCGCTACCAACTCGACCAGTTTGGCGACTTCGTCTTTCGTCATCCTCGACCTCTCGATGCGCGATGCTTGGCGAGGAAATCGTCCACCATGACATGGACCTCGGCCGGCGTAAAGGAAGAGGGAGCGGGGAGCGGGGAGCGGTTCCTTTCGGGCGCACCGACGTCTTGAATCACACCAACGGTACCGCTCCCCGCTCCCCACTCCCCCGGCGCCTTGTACTCCCGAATCTCATACGCCAACCGCTTGATGTTGATCAGATGCAGCGGCCCGATGTTGTCCGAAGTGCTGCTGCCCGCCCACGTGCCGGGGCCCAGCGTCATCGCCGGGACGAGGCCGGTCGTGTAACCCACTGCGCCCATCGCCGCCATCGTGTTCACCAGGATGCGGAACGCCGGCTTCTCCTCGAAGAACCGCTGGATCACCGGCTCGTCGCGCGAGTGGATGGCGAGCGAATGGCCGAGCCCGCCGAACTCGAGCAGCTGGATGCTGCGCTCGCAGCAGCGCTCCCAGCCGTCCTCGACGTAGTACCCCAACACCGGCGACAGCTTCTCGCGCGAGAAGAACTCCTTCGGCCCGACCTCCGTGCACTCGACCACGAGCACCCGCGTATCCGCCGGGACCGTGATGCCCGCCCGCCCCGCGATCACCGTCGCTGCCAGCCCGACGATCTCGGCGCTCACGCCACCGGTGCGCGAGTCCTGCATGGCGCGCTGGAGCCTGGCGCGGTCGTCGCCGGTCAC harbors:
- a CDS encoding HEAT repeat domain-containing protein; this translates as MRRADSLMVMALLGVACAAPALAQDQTTVGDLAQILALEDRREFDAATLRRAAQSPDSVVRVRAAMALGRIGDRGATPILIPLLADRDTGVRAEAAFALGELGDPAAVPALSRLVEAFAPVEGGDFEAEVVTALAKIGGEDATRALERLLQRHPPDRPAGDRATAVVLLEAWRLGRDSPIAPRLAEYVRTSRGAFRQNAAYSASRLRLPAAAAAFLEAATDSQPLTRSYAARGLTAAIADSAGLARDVFVGRVRALVGDENSQVRINALRSLATFRDSGLASVAGGRLVDRDPNVPVQAAATLGTLGGSRAITVLRERFGPAPNFALKRAILLGLAQAAPETALSVGRAWRSDQDWRNRAAFAEMLGAVGTPAARALLTELLNDADPRVVATALGALGQGGEQRDPAVAVAARAKLTDPDVGVRSAATDILGREASLASLPALVTAYRAAEHDELNDARLAAVNALWQLAQGGAESRAAVERSFLASVPRSADYLVRRAVAERFGEETHARYWGDVLPIETGRSVEDYREIARRYILRSGGGAMRVTIEMDRGSIVVALFGYDAPLTVDNFLRLVDRRFFDNGRWHRVVPNFVIQDGDSRGDGSGGSGIVIRDEINRRRYDRGAVGMALSGPDTGSSQYFLTHSPQPHLDGGYSVFGHLTDGYGVLDQVVQGDRIRRIFR
- the pduL gene encoding phosphate propanoyltransferase, with protein sequence MTKDEVAKLVELVATRLAEKGAGGTWLPTPTRPEPPGDPTPGMLPAWSGAAQTLPDVAPVRRPAGTSRHRPEYPAMVTAARQAAAARGPSPLPSGSEAGADRASTQRTRREVKIGVSNRHLHVSPRDFEALFGKGRAPMVQRPISQPGQYAAAEVVAVVGPKGKIEGVRIVGPARGATQLEISTADGHVLGVTAPVRQSGKLENSGGGVTLEGPAGKVMLASGVIVAQRHLHAAPADAKTLGVADGDRVAMECGPAGRRVTLHDVLVRMGPDHATELHLDLDEANAAQVQTGDSAVIVATSRGAPAGRKRPLLTERDVARISARGDTLSAGGPYLVTPAARDRAKALGIWRDER
- a CDS encoding thioesterase family protein, whose product is MTGPALSTSVEVRVRYGEADRMGFAYHAHYLDWCDIGRTEHLRRHGVRYRDLEDRGFLLAVAEVSLRFLKPARYDDLVRVTSWVTDVGSRRVNFEYRMERADDGALLATAMTALVSIGPTGRPTRLPDDLLILMRGVLGRDA